In one Zobellia galactanivorans genomic region, the following are encoded:
- a CDS encoding glycoside hydrolase family protein, translating into MIRILSILILLLISLNGYSQTETVVPQIRFKQYDHQKYNQRVAQKDFSLAENGPLHFQESSWIRKIDTVGIDNESGTIDLRISLRCVSGQVPQSSIGLVFQMDNWHDSNYVLMPGALYNGNKYDYRRIRYSPKLMDPRDIAPEVPIIITDVPRLNKYEGVSEVQLRSGATTSPSISYFDSIQNKGYILLSEQGNSLGDFGLGIVESRNREHAEFSISSPLVREKHQYFANDNLAPSNDRGADFKAGDTLTFHFKSYSFEAQNVQDLFNKFAMVRKELNTNKAYNNVIPLSYAFETIEKKFKRDNWVPIDDLGYFSVGLRENFLQDFQTGWTGGMISTYPLLFSEKRDTRERVIKNFDWFFPNSTSPSGLFYGFCEGGTDWFGGDKRKYHTKDWLLTRKSADAIFFVLEQFKLMKTKGIPVDPQWEKGIRTSCDTFVNIWQTYGQIGQFVDAKTGTIQVGGSSSAGILPAGLVLAADYFKAPNYLDTAKEIGQYFYSNFTEKGISCGGPGDALQNFDSESAYALIESYYSLYEASSDPQWEVAAEEAAKQFSSWVIAYNYEFPEESTFGKLGNHSIGGVWANTQNTHGSPGICTHSGLALLKLFRSTGEPFYAELLSDITHAIPQCLSVPSRRIMDAPDGWMSERLSTTDWNEGIGEIFVGSTWAETALMLTYTEIPGIYVCTAKSEVISFDNLTVEILKDTPKYIKVKVKNPTQMEAKVKIWEEDLKERQLFLETNYLLKAKPVTVPQQGHITLTFKK; encoded by the coding sequence ATGATCAGAATTCTTAGTATTCTTATTTTGCTCCTTATCAGTCTTAACGGTTATTCCCAAACGGAAACTGTTGTTCCACAAATACGGTTCAAACAGTACGACCATCAGAAATACAATCAAAGGGTCGCCCAAAAAGACTTTTCCCTAGCCGAAAACGGTCCTCTTCATTTTCAAGAATCGAGTTGGATACGTAAAATAGATACGGTAGGAATCGACAATGAATCGGGAACCATTGACCTTAGGATCAGCTTAAGATGTGTTTCCGGTCAAGTACCCCAAAGTAGTATTGGTCTTGTCTTTCAGATGGACAATTGGCACGACTCCAACTATGTACTAATGCCCGGTGCCCTTTATAACGGGAATAAATACGATTACCGAAGAATCCGATATTCGCCCAAACTCATGGACCCTAGGGACATTGCTCCAGAGGTACCCATTATCATTACAGACGTTCCTCGTCTCAACAAATATGAAGGCGTTTCAGAAGTACAACTCAGAAGCGGGGCTACCACCTCCCCTTCCATTTCCTATTTTGATTCCATACAGAATAAAGGCTACATTTTATTAAGCGAACAAGGCAATAGCTTAGGGGATTTCGGCCTAGGCATAGTAGAATCAAGAAACCGCGAGCATGCCGAATTTTCGATAAGCTCTCCCCTAGTGAGGGAAAAGCACCAATATTTCGCCAATGACAACCTGGCCCCTTCCAATGACCGTGGGGCCGATTTCAAGGCCGGCGATACCCTTACCTTCCACTTTAAATCCTATTCATTTGAGGCCCAAAACGTTCAAGACCTGTTCAACAAATTTGCCATGGTCAGGAAAGAACTCAATACCAATAAGGCCTACAACAATGTTATACCTCTTTCTTATGCCTTTGAAACCATAGAAAAAAAGTTCAAAAGGGACAATTGGGTACCCATTGACGACCTTGGATATTTTTCAGTAGGCCTACGTGAAAACTTCCTGCAGGATTTTCAAACCGGTTGGACGGGAGGAATGATTTCGACCTATCCCCTGCTCTTTTCGGAAAAGAGGGACACGCGTGAACGGGTAATCAAAAATTTCGATTGGTTCTTTCCCAACAGTACTTCTCCCTCGGGACTTTTTTATGGATTTTGTGAAGGAGGCACGGATTGGTTTGGCGGAGACAAGCGTAAATACCATACCAAAGATTGGCTGCTGACCCGAAAAAGTGCCGACGCCATATTTTTTGTACTCGAACAATTCAAACTTATGAAGACCAAGGGAATTCCGGTCGACCCACAATGGGAGAAGGGAATTCGAACCTCCTGCGATACCTTTGTCAACATATGGCAAACATATGGGCAAATAGGCCAATTTGTAGACGCCAAAACCGGTACCATTCAGGTAGGGGGCTCTTCCTCTGCCGGAATATTGCCTGCCGGACTGGTGCTTGCCGCCGACTATTTCAAGGCCCCGAACTATTTGGACACCGCTAAGGAAATTGGCCAGTATTTCTATAGCAATTTTACGGAAAAAGGCATTTCATGCGGTGGTCCGGGCGATGCCTTACAGAATTTCGATAGCGAGTCCGCCTATGCTTTAATTGAGTCTTACTACAGCCTCTATGAAGCCTCTAGCGATCCACAATGGGAAGTCGCTGCCGAGGAAGCCGCCAAGCAATTCTCATCTTGGGTCATTGCCTATAATTACGAATTTCCCGAAGAATCTACCTTTGGCAAGTTGGGCAACCATTCTATCGGTGGAGTATGGGCCAATACACAAAACACCCATGGGTCGCCCGGTATTTGCACCCATAGCGGCTTGGCCCTCTTAAAACTATTTCGTTCTACGGGCGAGCCTTTCTATGCCGAACTCCTATCCGATATTACCCATGCCATTCCGCAATGCCTCTCCGTTCCTTCAAGAAGGATAATGGATGCGCCTGACGGATGGATGAGCGAACGCTTAAGTACCACCGACTGGAACGAAGGCATCGGGGAAATATTCGTGGGCTCAACTTGGGCCGAGACGGCACTGATGCTCACTTATACCGAAATTCCAGGTATTTATGTCTGTACGGCCAAATCTGAAGTAATTTCTTTTGACAATCTCACCGTTGAGATACTTAAGGATACTCCCAAATACATAAAAGTGAAAGTAAAAAACCCGACCCAAATGGAGGCGAAGGTCAAGATTTGGGAAGAAGACCTTAAGGAAAGACAATTGTTTCTGGAAACCAATTACCTACTGAAAGCCAAACCTGTAACGGTACCTCAGCAAGGACATATCACATTAACCTTTAAAAAATAA
- the kduI gene encoding 5-dehydro-4-deoxy-D-glucuronate isomerase, which produces MKSTFKIRYATHPDDAKTYDTQRLRKDFLVNDIFTEDEVNLTYSHYDRFIMGGAMPVHEKLQLESIPFFATKYFLQKKEMGIINIGQKGKVIADGQTYELEHKDALYLGSDVKDISFESEEASKPSKFYLNACIAHKALPSKLISFADAPVLELGTTEESNKRKLYQHIVPHTVETCQLMMGITSPELGNAWNTMPAHVHELRMEAYFYFDVPEGKAAAHIMGQPQETRILWVANEQAVISPPWSIHCAAGTSPYSFIWGMAGDDDPIVPYPISELQ; this is translated from the coding sequence ATGAAGAGTACTTTTAAAATACGATACGCCACACATCCCGACGATGCCAAAACATATGACACCCAACGATTGAGAAAGGATTTTTTGGTAAACGACATCTTTACCGAAGACGAAGTAAACCTCACCTACTCCCACTATGACCGATTCATCATGGGCGGGGCCATGCCAGTTCATGAAAAGTTGCAATTGGAGTCCATTCCCTTTTTTGCCACCAAATACTTTTTGCAAAAGAAGGAGATGGGAATCATCAACATTGGCCAGAAGGGCAAGGTTATCGCCGACGGTCAGACCTATGAACTTGAACATAAAGACGCCCTATACTTGGGCAGTGACGTTAAGGATATATCTTTTGAAAGTGAAGAAGCCAGCAAACCGTCCAAGTTTTATTTGAATGCCTGTATCGCCCATAAAGCGCTCCCCTCAAAATTAATATCATTTGCCGACGCCCCTGTTCTTGAACTGGGGACTACAGAAGAATCGAACAAACGAAAATTATACCAACACATTGTTCCCCATACCGTCGAAACCTGTCAATTAATGATGGGGATTACCTCGCCTGAACTTGGAAATGCATGGAACACTATGCCTGCCCACGTACATGAACTCCGGATGGAAGCCTATTTCTATTTTGACGTTCCCGAAGGAAAGGCTGCGGCGCACATCATGGGCCAACCCCAAGAGACCCGAATACTATGGGTAGCAAATGAGCAAGCGGTCATTTCCCCGCCTTGGAGCATCCACTGTGCGGCAGGAACCTCTCCCTACAGTTTTATATGGGGAATGGCGGGCGATGACGACCCCATAGTTCCTTATCCGATCAGTGAGCTGCAATAA
- a CDS encoding gluconate 5-dehydrogenase encodes MSKELFDLTDKIALVTGSTHGLGMAMAKGLGLSGATIVVNGNSSQQKIDDAVAYYKSAGIRAFGFKFDVTDEVEVKDAVGRIGKEVGNIDILVNNAGIIKRTPLEAMEVADFKQVIDVDLVSPFIVSKHVVKGMIARKQGKIINICSMMSELGRNTVGAYAAAKGGLQMLTKNMATEWAKHNIQVNGIGPGYFATAQTAPIRVDGHPFNDFIINRTPAAKWGNPKDLSGAAIFLASQASDFVNGHILYVDGGILATIGKPIGEI; translated from the coding sequence ATGTCAAAAGAATTGTTTGACCTGACCGATAAAATAGCCTTGGTCACAGGAAGTACGCACGGATTGGGAATGGCTATGGCCAAAGGTCTTGGACTGTCAGGGGCGACTATTGTAGTGAATGGGAATTCTTCCCAACAGAAGATCGACGATGCGGTGGCATATTATAAAAGTGCCGGTATACGGGCCTTCGGATTTAAATTTGATGTTACCGATGAAGTAGAGGTGAAAGATGCCGTAGGGCGCATTGGGAAAGAGGTCGGTAATATTGATATTTTGGTCAATAATGCGGGCATTATAAAAAGAACACCTTTGGAAGCCATGGAAGTGGCCGATTTCAAACAGGTCATCGATGTGGACCTTGTGAGTCCTTTTATTGTATCAAAGCATGTGGTAAAGGGAATGATTGCCCGAAAGCAGGGAAAGATCATCAATATCTGCTCTATGATGAGCGAATTGGGAAGAAACACAGTAGGTGCCTATGCGGCGGCCAAAGGGGGGCTTCAAATGTTGACAAAGAATATGGCTACGGAATGGGCCAAGCACAATATACAGGTAAACGGGATAGGACCGGGTTATTTTGCAACTGCTCAGACAGCTCCTATTCGCGTAGACGGACACCCTTTCAACGATTTTATAATTAACCGAACCCCTGCGGCAAAATGGGGAAACCCCAAAGATCTTTCAGGAGCGGCTATATTTCTGGCCTCCCAGGCAAGTGATTTTGTAAATGGACATATCTTATACGTAGATGGTGGGATTTTGGCCACCATAGGAAAACCAATCGGTGAAATTTGA
- a CDS encoding metallophosphoesterase family protein, which yields MLRNLVPYLLVFILCGCKAEPSQKEIPQKEIKVAFIADVHFADVYPNLEGSDYKGIYDSIHNRSTLLRTMNAQLHSTRLFNENYFAFFAALDDAVAKGIKTIALPGDFSDDGQPLHIKGLGKILDRYAEEHGISFFLINGNHDPTTPFGEEGGKSDFLGANGKAQPLMSEVGKYKADKKSQNPTQVVTDLKEWGYADMVQELKHHGFFPKRDYRFWSTPFSEYAYEDYGFEKAKKASGLKRRTYNLDVAEVALPDVSYLVEPVDGLWLLALDANVYLPKENSSGFSGAGIGYNEVLTHKKHLIRWTEKVVQEADRLGKTLIAFSHYPMVDFNDGASEDIKALFGKKAFQAHRIPSQLVGKTFANAGLKIHVGGHMHINDTGVITTAEGHTLVNIQSPSLAAYVPAYKIITVKNDQLEVETVVLDEVKGYDTFFGTYEKEYAFLASDIANDLWEKKILSSTSYLAYTQMHLQELIRLRFIPTDWPEELTQQLLNRRGWELLTVLEREENLVTQLQEVGLTKQDFIGWEGADLIVDFYKFKNGDELAKRDIDAVRLKAYQFLLKKWSENEGKSSLKQFAAIFKKQMQGEPSVQFSIDLGTGGLMK from the coding sequence ATGCTTAGAAACTTAGTGCCATACCTGTTGGTTTTCATTTTATGTGGATGTAAGGCGGAGCCGTCCCAAAAAGAAATCCCACAGAAAGAAATCAAGGTCGCCTTTATTGCGGATGTCCATTTCGCGGACGTTTATCCGAATTTGGAAGGAAGTGACTATAAAGGCATTTACGATAGTATACATAACCGGAGTACCTTACTTAGGACAATGAATGCCCAATTGCATTCCACCCGACTTTTCAACGAGAATTATTTTGCATTTTTCGCCGCTTTGGACGATGCCGTAGCAAAAGGAATCAAAACCATTGCCTTACCCGGTGATTTTAGTGATGACGGCCAGCCCTTGCACATTAAAGGTTTGGGGAAAATACTAGACCGATATGCCGAGGAGCACGGTATTTCCTTCTTTCTCATTAACGGAAATCACGACCCGACCACCCCTTTTGGTGAGGAAGGCGGTAAAAGCGATTTTTTAGGAGCCAATGGCAAAGCGCAACCGCTCATGAGCGAAGTCGGTAAATATAAGGCGGATAAAAAATCTCAAAACCCGACCCAAGTGGTGACCGATTTAAAAGAATGGGGTTATGCGGATATGGTTCAAGAGTTGAAGCATCACGGTTTTTTTCCAAAGAGAGATTATCGTTTTTGGTCCACTCCCTTTTCTGAATATGCCTATGAAGATTATGGTTTTGAGAAGGCCAAGAAAGCTTCCGGCCTAAAACGTAGAACTTATAATTTAGATGTTGCGGAGGTGGCCTTACCAGATGTGAGTTACTTGGTAGAGCCTGTAGACGGACTTTGGTTGTTGGCCCTAGATGCCAATGTATATCTGCCCAAAGAAAACAGCAGTGGTTTTAGTGGCGCAGGAATCGGGTATAACGAAGTGCTCACGCACAAAAAACATCTCATACGTTGGACGGAAAAGGTGGTACAAGAGGCCGATAGACTAGGTAAAACCTTAATCGCTTTTAGCCATTACCCTATGGTAGATTTTAATGATGGCGCTTCAGAAGACATCAAAGCCCTATTCGGCAAAAAAGCCTTTCAGGCACACCGTATCCCCTCTCAATTGGTCGGCAAAACCTTTGCCAATGCGGGGCTGAAAATACATGTAGGCGGCCATATGCATATAAACGACACAGGGGTAATAACCACGGCGGAAGGCCATACCTTGGTAAATATTCAGAGTCCGTCTTTAGCTGCCTATGTACCCGCTTATAAAATAATTACAGTGAAAAATGACCAACTTGAGGTCGAAACCGTAGTGTTGGACGAGGTAAAAGGATACGATACATTCTTTGGTACATATGAAAAAGAATATGCTTTTTTAGCTTCCGATATTGCCAATGATTTATGGGAGAAAAAGATACTCTCCTCCACTTCGTATCTAGCGTATACCCAAATGCATTTACAGGAATTGATACGACTAAGATTCATACCTACGGATTGGCCCGAAGAACTCACCCAGCAGCTATTGAACAGGAGGGGGTGGGAGCTATTGACCGTTTTGGAGCGTGAAGAAAACCTTGTAACCCAATTACAGGAAGTGGGACTTACAAAACAGGACTTCATTGGTTGGGAAGGCGCCGACCTTATCGTTGACTTTTACAAATTTAAAAACGGGGACGAACTCGCCAAACGGGATATAGATGCCGTGCGCTTAAAAGCATATCAATTTCTATTGAAAAAATGGTCAGAAAATGAAGGAAAAAGTAGCTTAAAGCAATTTGCCGCCATTTTCAAAAAACAAATGCAAGGGGAGCCTTCAGTTCAATTCAGCATTGACTTGGGAACGGGGGGGTTAATGAAGTAA
- a CDS encoding sodium:solute symporter family protein, with translation MFGLSTIDLVVIVVYFVVIIGIGIRSMLRIKNQEDFFLGGRKFGKIVQIFATFGQATSSDTGPSVGTATFNNGAAGVWANLLMLFSTPLFWFIGPWYRRMRCTTLADFYTERFTSKGLGRMYAIISSIGLGILLSLGFITIIKTVSVMTPKTYEEFTFGEKEEYGQAERMRVLEAKDFTTLDAPELKELTYLRQLQPEKSFSHINKYWLVFIIVVIVAGYSMMGGLEAAFLSDLIQGVFIIFLSIMLVPFAIMAINDKYGDTGVMGALTRMHDNLPESFFEIFGSPYSLDFTWYYIAALSIMAIINTCAQANTFVTPSAAKDEYSARVGLTFGSYLKRITTVLWGFTALLIVFLYADEITDPDKIWGYASFKLLGSVNMGLVGLMIASLMAALMSTAATLMITTSGLLTNNVYRPYFPNKSERHYVAIGRILGSLVIVAAAGITLLNDNLFQIMKLWWEFGVIFSAGFWMGILWRKTSRLSVKVSIISTFLVFFGIPILINLINPDIKEDLYFLKTTSEKFEIRTYFAKESDVESRKQEIAAWKTDHIGDRPEELIVGQEFVKKFKLPSKSIFWSTGIKIDKEGKPVGTGMINPELLLLDKMGFALENNSYSLNETLRILIRMSFPFLLIILISSIFPRKEDEEYNIKRFYAKMKTQVGETKEEDEMKLEWSYAHMTDCNETKLFGPDSNWEFTRWDRTDGVGFIAACGFVLVVLALLYFLVNLGG, from the coding sequence ATGTTCGGATTAAGTACTATCGACCTAGTGGTAATTGTGGTCTATTTTGTGGTAATCATAGGGATTGGTATCAGGTCTATGTTAAGAATTAAGAATCAGGAAGATTTTTTTCTAGGAGGGAGAAAATTTGGAAAGATCGTGCAGATTTTTGCCACCTTTGGCCAAGCGACAAGTTCTGATACCGGCCCGTCTGTTGGTACAGCTACATTTAATAATGGAGCGGCCGGCGTATGGGCCAATTTGTTGATGCTTTTTAGTACGCCCCTATTCTGGTTTATAGGGCCTTGGTATAGAAGGATGAGGTGTACGACCTTGGCCGATTTTTACACCGAAAGGTTTACGAGCAAAGGATTGGGGAGAATGTATGCCATTATTTCGAGTATTGGCTTGGGTATATTGCTTTCCCTAGGGTTTATAACCATTATCAAGACTGTATCGGTAATGACCCCGAAAACGTATGAGGAATTTACCTTTGGAGAAAAAGAGGAGTACGGACAGGCCGAACGAATGCGTGTGCTCGAAGCAAAGGATTTTACCACCTTAGACGCTCCTGAACTGAAAGAGCTTACTTATTTACGGCAGTTACAACCCGAAAAATCGTTTTCCCACATCAATAAGTATTGGTTGGTATTCATCATCGTGGTCATTGTGGCCGGCTATTCTATGATGGGAGGGCTCGAAGCGGCATTCTTAAGTGACCTTATTCAAGGGGTTTTTATCATATTCCTCTCTATAATGCTCGTTCCCTTTGCTATTATGGCCATCAACGATAAATACGGCGATACCGGTGTGATGGGGGCTTTGACCCGTATGCACGACAACCTCCCCGAGAGCTTTTTTGAAATTTTTGGTTCTCCATATTCATTGGATTTTACATGGTACTATATAGCGGCCTTATCGATTATGGCCATCATAAATACCTGTGCGCAGGCCAACACCTTTGTGACTCCTAGCGCTGCCAAAGATGAATACTCGGCAAGGGTAGGGTTGACCTTTGGATCGTACCTCAAAAGGATTACCACGGTACTATGGGGTTTTACGGCCCTACTTATAGTGTTCTTATATGCCGATGAGATTACCGATCCCGATAAAATATGGGGGTATGCTTCCTTTAAATTGTTGGGCTCGGTCAATATGGGACTTGTGGGATTAATGATTGCTAGTTTAATGGCGGCGCTAATGTCTACGGCCGCCACGCTTATGATTACGACTTCAGGTTTGCTTACCAATAATGTATATCGACCTTATTTTCCGAATAAAAGTGAACGCCACTATGTAGCCATAGGACGCATATTGGGAAGTCTGGTTATCGTTGCCGCGGCTGGCATTACCCTTTTAAATGACAATCTGTTTCAAATCATGAAATTGTGGTGGGAATTTGGGGTAATATTTTCAGCAGGGTTTTGGATGGGTATTTTGTGGCGCAAGACCAGCCGCCTTTCTGTCAAGGTCTCTATTATTTCTACTTTTTTGGTATTCTTTGGAATACCGATACTAATTAATTTAATAAATCCCGACATTAAGGAAGATCTTTACTTTTTAAAGACCACCTCCGAAAAATTCGAGATACGCACCTATTTTGCAAAGGAGTCGGACGTAGAAAGCAGAAAACAGGAAATAGCGGCTTGGAAAACCGATCACATTGGCGATAGACCTGAAGAACTAATAGTGGGGCAGGAGTTTGTCAAAAAGTTTAAACTGCCTAGTAAGTCTATCTTTTGGAGTACGGGCATAAAAATTGATAAAGAGGGTAAGCCTGTTGGCACGGGTATGATCAATCCCGAACTCTTACTTCTTGATAAAATGGGCTTCGCCCTAGAAAATAATTCTTATTCCTTGAACGAAACCTTGAGAATTTTGATTCGGATGAGTTTTCCATTTTTATTGATCATTTTGATCAGCTCTATTTTTCCCCGAAAAGAAGATGAGGAGTATAATATTAAAAGGTTCTATGCGAAAATGAAAACCCAAGTAGGGGAAACCAAGGAGGAGGATGAAATGAAATTGGAGTGGTCTTATGCCCATATGACTGACTGCAATGAAACCAAATTGTTCGGGCCCGATTCCAATTGGGAATTTACCCGATGGGACCGTACCGATGGGGTAGGCTTTATTGCGGCCTGCGGTTTTGTTCTCGTGGTTTTGGCCTTGTTGTACTTCTTGGTGAATTTGGGAGGTTAA
- a CDS encoding phosphatidylinositol-specific phospholipase C1-like protein — translation MKTFYIVLSVILTSLFFKDCVTNNKEKSKMNDFQVIGSHNSYKIAIEKPLFDYLWQKNPAMSGLEYGHIPLSKQLDLGLRGLELDVFHDPKGGHYSNPKGLEIIKSMGSEPKPFDTEQKLKTPGLKVFHIQEIDFRSHQLLFKDALEELKAWSDANEGHLPIIVTINTKDSEIPQTRNPLKFDAEALQNLNTEIAAVFSQERLVTPDLVRGNFDTLEEAVLQQGWPQLNKVQNRFLFVLDEGTEKIDAYLSRFPNLKGAALFVNQEEGNPTAAFRIINDPVENFDQIKNLVDLGYMVRTRADADTKEARENDYGRFEKAKASGAQVITTDYYLPSTFFKSDYKVSFENNTYERTPE, via the coding sequence ATGAAAACATTTTACATCGTACTATCCGTAATCTTGACCTCTCTGTTTTTTAAGGATTGTGTTACGAACAATAAAGAAAAATCAAAGATGAACGACTTTCAGGTCATCGGTAGCCATAACAGCTATAAAATTGCAATAGAAAAACCTTTATTCGATTATCTGTGGCAAAAAAACCCTGCTATGAGCGGTCTGGAATACGGACATATCCCCCTGTCGAAACAATTGGACCTAGGGCTCCGTGGCCTGGAACTCGACGTTTTTCACGACCCCAAAGGCGGTCACTATTCCAACCCAAAAGGATTGGAAATCATAAAATCTATGGGTTCCGAGCCGAAACCTTTCGATACGGAACAAAAGTTGAAAACACCTGGGCTAAAAGTTTTTCATATCCAAGAGATAGATTTTAGAAGCCATCAATTATTGTTTAAGGACGCTCTGGAGGAATTAAAAGCCTGGTCCGACGCCAATGAAGGGCATCTCCCGATAATCGTCACCATCAACACCAAGGATAGCGAAATACCACAGACCAGAAATCCCTTAAAGTTTGATGCCGAAGCTCTACAAAATTTAAATACGGAAATAGCTGCCGTATTTTCCCAGGAAAGGTTGGTAACACCTGATTTGGTTCGAGGTAATTTCGATACCTTGGAGGAAGCGGTCTTACAACAGGGTTGGCCACAGCTGAACAAGGTTCAGAATCGGTTTTTATTTGTTTTGGATGAAGGGACGGAAAAAATAGATGCGTATTTGTCCCGTTTTCCAAATTTAAAAGGGGCGGCCCTATTTGTCAACCAAGAAGAAGGAAACCCTACTGCCGCCTTTCGGATCATAAACGACCCTGTAGAGAATTTTGATCAGATTAAGAATTTGGTAGACTTAGGCTATATGGTCCGTACACGTGCCGATGCCGACACCAAGGAAGCCAGGGAAAACGACTACGGCAGATTTGAAAAAGCAAAGGCCTCCGGTGCGCAGGTTATCACTACCGATTATTACCTGCCCAGCACTTTTTTTAAGTCCGATTATAAAGTTAGTTTTGAGAACAACACCTACGAAAGAACCCCAGAGTAA
- a CDS encoding glycoside hydrolase family 88/105 protein — protein MSFLHDKKEVERLIRLVADRIIEDTTYRFIDKASGETLDDLKTVAPTKDVWLKSGYEDWKYWNGVTHIALFKMAHLLQDQKYEDYVLRNFDFIFENLDFFEKQFADFDPEQYAPNFHQFFRLDRLDDCGAMDGSLIEAYQIRKNDHWLDRLQKVKAWVSSGQDRLQNGVFCRNYKGYTTVWADDVYMSVPFLVRMGKMSGDTSFWDDAISNALGFHELLFDDSKGLYWHSYCTQIGEKGVAHWGRANGWSIVAKCDLLEYIPKDYPGWEEVRKSLFEQIIGISRYQTANGMWRQLIDKPDSFLETSGTAMFTYAVAKAVNEKWIPEIYSSIAINGWKGISENIMADGQITNISEGFNIRQDLSYYYNRPRPLNDPHGLGAVLLAGVEIHKMKDYQDYMWY, from the coding sequence ATGAGTTTTTTACACGATAAAAAAGAAGTAGAGCGCCTAATACGGCTCGTTGCGGACAGGATAATAGAAGACACCACCTATCGGTTCATTGACAAGGCTTCGGGAGAAACCCTAGACGATTTAAAAACGGTAGCTCCTACCAAGGATGTTTGGCTTAAGAGCGGTTACGAAGACTGGAAATACTGGAACGGGGTAACCCATATTGCATTGTTCAAAATGGCCCACCTTCTTCAAGACCAAAAATACGAAGATTATGTGCTACGTAATTTTGATTTCATCTTTGAAAACCTTGATTTTTTTGAAAAACAATTCGCCGATTTCGACCCCGAGCAATATGCCCCCAATTTCCATCAATTTTTTAGGCTCGACAGGCTTGATGATTGCGGGGCCATGGACGGCAGTCTCATTGAGGCATATCAGATACGAAAGAACGACCATTGGCTCGATAGGCTCCAAAAAGTAAAAGCTTGGGTTTCATCGGGGCAAGACCGGTTGCAAAACGGTGTGTTTTGCAGAAATTACAAAGGCTATACTACCGTATGGGCCGATGACGTATATATGAGCGTTCCCTTTTTGGTACGCATGGGCAAAATGAGCGGTGACACTTCATTTTGGGACGATGCCATTTCAAATGCCCTCGGGTTCCACGAATTGCTATTTGACGATTCCAAAGGGCTATACTGGCATTCGTACTGTACCCAAATAGGCGAAAAAGGAGTTGCACACTGGGGAAGGGCCAATGGCTGGTCGATCGTTGCCAAATGCGATTTACTGGAATATATCCCTAAGGATTACCCTGGTTGGGAAGAAGTTCGGAAATCCCTTTTCGAGCAGATTATAGGCATATCTAGGTACCAAACGGCAAACGGCATGTGGCGTCAGCTCATTGACAAACCCGATTCCTTTTTGGAAACATCGGGTACCGCCATGTTTACCTATGCGGTAGCCAAAGCGGTCAATGAAAAATGGATTCCCGAAATATATTCGTCCATTGCCATAAATGGATGGAAGGGAATTTCAGAAAACATAATGGCCGACGGACAGATTACCAATATTAGCGAAGGCTTCAACATACGGCAAGACCTGTCATATTACTACAATCGCCCCCGCCCCTTGAACGACCCGCATGGTTTGGGCGCCGTATTGCTGGCCGGGGTAGAAATCCATAAAATGAAAGATTATCAAGACTATATGTGGTATTAA